A stretch of the Panthera uncia isolate 11264 chromosome D1, Puncia_PCG_1.0, whole genome shotgun sequence genome encodes the following:
- the LOC125933382 gene encoding olfactory receptor 9I1-like, which translates to MPTETRPRTGFPKNKLYKLAQKYKANFYHRKNLSFNSGMLLLLLLLFILTLRSIVYIESMDANNLTMVTEFILMGFTDYHMLEIPLFLTFLIFYIVTLLGNVGMIILIQVDVQLHMPMYFFLSHLALLDACYASVITPQILATLATGKMVISYGQCATQFFFFTFCAGTECFLLAVMAYDRYAAVSNPLLYTVAMNPRICWSLVVEAYVCGMLGSIVRTTCTFTLSFCDHNQINFFFCDLPPLLKLACNDTTNTEIVIVFFGNFVILANALVILISYLLIIKAILKVKSRGGKAKTFCTCASHLTAVALFFGTLIFMYQRSGSGKSLEEDKVVSVFYTVVIPMLNPLIYSLRNKDVKAAFRKVTGRLQVSLSV; encoded by the coding sequence ATGCCCACGGAGACTCGGCCACGTACAGGATTTCCCAAAAACAAGCTCTATAAGTTGGCCCAGAAATATAAAGCTAACTTCTACCATAGAAAGAATCTGTCCTTCAATTCTgggatgttgttgttgttgttgttgttgttcattctCACCCTCAGATCAATTGTCTATATTGAATCCATGGACGCGAATAATCTTACTATGGTAACAGAGTTCATTCTCATGGGCTTTACTGACTACCACATGTTGGAGATCCCCCTCTTCCTGACGTTTCTCATTTTCTATATCGTCACCCTTCTGGGGAATGTGGGGATGATCATTCTGATCCAAGTGGATGTCCAACTCCACAtgcccatgtacttcttcctgagCCACCTCGCCCTGCTGGATGCCTGCTACGCCTCGGTCATCACTCCTCAGATCCTGGCCACACTGGCCACAGGTAAGATGGTCATCTCCTATGGCCAGTGTGCTACCCAGTTCTTTTTCTTCACCTTCTGTGCAGGCACAGAGTGTTTCCTGCTGGCagtgatggcctatgaccgctatgcTGCTGTTAGCAACCCACTGCTCTACACTGTAGCCATGAATCCTAGAATTTGCTGGAGTTTGGTGGTGGAAGCCTATGTCTGTGGGATGTTAGGGTCCATTGTGCGTACCACATGCACCTTCACCCTCTCCTTCTGTGACCACAATCAGATCAACTTCTTCTTCTGTGACCTCCCGCCCCTGCTGAAGCTCGCCTGCAATGACACAACAAACACTGAGATTGTCATTGTCTTCTTCGGCAACTTTGTGATCTTAGCCAATGCTTTGGTCATTCTGATATCCTACCTGCTCATCATCAAGGCCATTCTGAAGGTGAAGTCTCGAGGTGGCAAAGCCAAGACTTTCTGCACATGTGCCTCCCACCTCACCGCTGTGGCCCTTTTCTTTGGGACCCTCATCTTCATGTATCAGCGGAGTGGCTCGGGCAAGTCCCTGGAGGAAGACAAGGTCGTGTCTGTCTTCTACACTGTGGTCATTCCCATGCTAAACCCTCTGATCTACAGCCTAAGAAACAAGGATGTGAAAGCAGCCTTCAGAAAGGTCACTGGTAGACTCCAGGTATCCCTGAGTGTGTAG